A single window of Intrasporangium calvum DSM 43043 DNA harbors:
- a CDS encoding MIP/aquaporin family protein — protein sequence MRTDMARRLGAELVGTALLVLFGAGSVVATLTVGKGELTYPGLGFISLAFAIVVALVIYVFGPVSGAHINPAVTIALAVTRRFPWVEVVPYVVAQLAGAVIGGLLVVATFGTHAVDLGLGATSLGNGVPYWQGMVAEALGTFLLLLAVMGLAVDARAPLGWAGLMIGLAVALEILLIGPQTGGSVNPARTFGPYLTLSMFGGDVAWSQFGVYVVGPLVGGIVAVLLYDLLAPTRPVQRPAMEDSYSPGDPGSAMSAPPETSVGPAEAG from the coding sequence ATGCGGACTGACATGGCGCGTCGGCTGGGGGCGGAGCTTGTCGGAACGGCGCTGCTCGTGCTCTTCGGAGCCGGATCCGTTGTGGCCACCCTGACCGTGGGAAAGGGAGAGCTGACCTACCCGGGTCTCGGGTTCATCTCGCTGGCCTTCGCCATCGTCGTGGCCTTGGTGATCTATGTCTTCGGCCCCGTGTCGGGGGCCCACATCAATCCGGCCGTCACGATCGCCCTTGCTGTCACGCGACGCTTCCCCTGGGTCGAGGTGGTGCCCTATGTCGTCGCGCAGCTGGCCGGCGCAGTCATCGGCGGCCTGCTCGTCGTTGCCACCTTCGGCACCCACGCCGTGGACCTCGGCCTGGGAGCGACCAGCTTGGGCAACGGTGTCCCCTACTGGCAGGGCATGGTCGCGGAGGCACTCGGGACCTTCCTCCTCCTGCTCGCGGTGATGGGCCTTGCCGTGGATGCGCGCGCCCCGCTCGGCTGGGCCGGCCTCATGATCGGCCTCGCCGTGGCTCTCGAGATCCTGCTCATCGGTCCGCAGACCGGCGGCTCGGTCAACCCAGCCCGCACGTTCGGCCCGTACCTCACCCTCAGCATGTTCGGCGGGGACGTCGCGTGGTCACAGTTCGGTGTCTACGTGGTCGGCCCACTCGTCGGCGGGATCGTCGCGGTGCTCCTCTACGACCTCCTCGCTCCGACGCGTCCCGTGCAGCGACCCGCCATGGAGGACTCGTACTCACCCGGCGACCCGGGTAGCGCGATGTCCGCCCCACCAGAGACCTCCGTCGGCCCCGCAGAAGCGGGCTGA